The nucleotide sequence AGAGGCCATTAACGATGCTCAGTTTCCTGAATCTCTCAACAAAACCCGTGTTGGTGTCGCTGTAGGTTCAGGTATTGGCGGCCTGAACATGATTGAGGCAAATGATGCGCAACTGGCGAAAAGTGGCCCGCGTCGTGTTTCACCGTTTCTGGTTCCGGGATCCGTGATCAATATGGCCGCGGGCAATATTGCCATTCGTCATGGATTGCAAGGGCCCAACTTTGCGATTACTACGGCGTGTACCACAGGCACGCACAATATTGGTTATGGCGCTCGCACCATTGCGTATGGCGATGCCGATGTGATGGTGGTTGGTGGTGCTGAGTGTGGGTCGTCACCTTTAGGCATGGCAGGCTTTGCTTCTGCACGTGCCATGAGTACCCGTAACGATGAGCCTGAAAAAGCGAGTCGCCCATGGGATAAAGACCGTGATGGTTTTGTGCTTGGTGATGGCGCTGCGGTACTGATTCTGGAATCTCTGGAACACGCACAGCAGCGTGGAGCGACGATTTACGCTGAGGTTTGTGGTTTGGGCATGAGTGACGATGCCCATCATATTACGTCACCACCAGAAGATGGTTCAGGTGCTCAGGCAGCCATGCTCAATGCACTGAATGACGCAGAACTGAAACCCGAAGATATTGATTACATCAACGCCCATGGTACCTCCACGCTGGTGGGTGATGTGGCTGAAACCAACGCGATTAAAGCGGTGTTTGGTGATCATGCTAACCAACTGGCGGTGTCGTCTACCAAGTCGATGACGGGTCATTTATTGGGGGCAGCCGGCGCCATTGAAGCCCTGATTACCACGCTGGCAATTCGCAACAGTATTGCTCCACCGACCATCAACCTGGATAACCCGGATGATGGCTGTGACCTGGATTATGTGCCGCATCAGGCGCGTAAAATGGAGATCCGTGCCGCTATATCAAACTCGTTTGGTTTTGGCGGTACTAACGGCAGTTTGTTGATCAAACGTTTTGAAGACTGATTTATTGCAGGCCAGTTGGCAGGTGGATAACTGGCAACAGCTGCCGGTTGTTGCTCGTGGCGCTGAATTTGGTGATGGCTTGTTTGAAACCCTGCGAATCAATGCGCAGGGGAATATTCCTCTGTGGCAGCTGCATCGTCAGCGCCTGTCTGAGGGGCTGGTCAGATTAAATTTCCCGATTGATTCATTGCAGATTATTGATCGTGCTATCCGTCAGTTGTTGGTGTCGCAATTGATGGCGGTAGTAACGTCGCATCAACAATATGGCTGGCAAGTAAAATTGCTGGTTGAACGAGCGGCCAATTCCACCAGTCACACGCCTGTGCGTGGTTATGCTTATCATGCTGATCAAGCGGTGGTGCTGAGTGTTTTTATTCGCCCGGCACCGGGGTTTTTGGCCGCACACCACGGGATCAAGGTCGGGGTTAGCCCGGTTGTTTTATCCCAGCAGCCACTGCTGGCGGGTATCAAACATCTCAATCGTTTGGAGCAGGTGTTAGCAAGACAACAATTCTCCGACGATTGGCAGGAATGTGTGATGCTCAACCAGCAGGGTGATGTGATTGAAGGCTGTATGTCGAATCTGTACGTGCTTGAGCAAGGGAAGCTGGTGACTCCATTGTTGGATAATGCTGGCGTGAATGGCGTTGCGCGCCGTTGGTTGTTTGATCAGGCAGAGCAGTTGGGTATGGAGTTATCACAAGGAGTTATTGATTTAGCCCGTGCTAAACACTCTGATGGTGTGTTGTACAGCAACAGCCTGAATGGTTTCAGTTGGGTAAATCAGTTGGATGATTATGATTTTTCACCACGCTCATGTGAAAAAGCGCAGCACCTCTGCGCAACTATTCAATCGGTTTTTATTCAGACAATAAGCGAAAGCCTGTGAAAAAAATTCTATTGTTATTAATTGCTGCTTTTGCCATCGCTTTGGCAGCGGGTTCAGTGATCTGGAATGTTCAAACAACCAATCACGATACGGTATTAATCAGCATTGAACGTGGTGATACGCTATCGCACAAAGCATTGGAATGGCAGCAAGCCGGTTGGTTGCCTTCGGCGGTATTATTAAAAATACAGGCGCGGTTATTAAATCAGCAGCAGGTGTTGCGAGTCGGGGAATATCAGTTGCCACCTCAATTAACTGGCGCTGAGTTACTGAGCTTTTTAGCAAGTGCTAAGCCGGTAACCTATAAATTACGGTTTATCGAAGGTACGACGCTGAATGATGCGTTTACGGTATTAAATAATGCCCGGCATTTGCAGCAGGATGTGACACCACTGAACAGAAACAATGTGGCTAATCTTCTTGATATAACCGGCAACCCGGAGGGCTGGTTATACCCGGATACCTATGTTTATCAAAAAGGTGAAAAAGTCAGTGCGATTCTCCGTCAGGCACATCAGCGTATGCAAAAACAACTGACTGAGTCCTGGAAAACCCGTGCAAAAAATTTACCTTATAAAACACCGTATGATGCATTAATTATGGCGTCAATTGTTGAGAAGGAAACCGGTGCAGCGTATGAACGCCCTCAAATTGCCGGGGTTTTTGTGCGACGTTTGCAAAAAAATATGCGCTTAGAAACCGATCCGACGGTGATTTATGGCTTGGGTGAAAACTTTGATGGCAATTTACGGCGCGTGCATTTACGTGATCCCAGTAATCGTCACAATACCTATCGCCATAAAGGTTTACCGCCGTCACCTATTGCTTTTGCAGGCAAAGCGGCGATTGAAGCGGCATTGCACCCGGCTGATGGCGATGCCTTATTTTTTGTGGCGAAAGGGGATGGCAGTCATTATTTTTCAGCCACCTTGGCTGAGCATAATAAAGCCGTACGCAAATATCAGATTTATAAACGTAAAAAGAATTATCGTTCAGCCCCTGCTGCTCAATAATCTGGAAATTTTATGACGAACCTTTTATGAAAAATCAAGGCAAATTCATTACCTTTGAAGGTGGTGAAGGGGTAGGAAAATCCACCAATATTCAATTTGCAGCCGAGTGGCTGAAAGCCAGAAATATTGATGTGGTGGTGACTCGTGAACCCGGTGGTACTCAGATCGCGGAGACCATCCGTAATCAG is from Bacterioplanoides sp. SCSIO 12839 and encodes:
- the fabF gene encoding beta-ketoacyl-ACP synthase II, yielding MSKRRVVITGMGTVNPLAHNVNDTWEAICAGRSGIAKIEHFDADGYSTQIVGAVKDFDPNPVMTAKDARKVDLFLQYAMVAAEEAINDAQFPESLNKTRVGVAVGSGIGGLNMIEANDAQLAKSGPRRVSPFLVPGSVINMAAGNIAIRHGLQGPNFAITTACTTGTHNIGYGARTIAYGDADVMVVGGAECGSSPLGMAGFASARAMSTRNDEPEKASRPWDKDRDGFVLGDGAAVLILESLEHAQQRGATIYAEVCGLGMSDDAHHITSPPEDGSGAQAAMLNALNDAELKPEDIDYINAHGTSTLVGDVAETNAIKAVFGDHANQLAVSSTKSMTGHLLGAAGAIEALITTLAIRNSIAPPTINLDNPDDGCDLDYVPHQARKMEIRAAISNSFGFGGTNGSLLIKRFED
- the pabC gene encoding aminodeoxychorismate lyase → MKTDLLQASWQVDNWQQLPVVARGAEFGDGLFETLRINAQGNIPLWQLHRQRLSEGLVRLNFPIDSLQIIDRAIRQLLVSQLMAVVTSHQQYGWQVKLLVERAANSTSHTPVRGYAYHADQAVVLSVFIRPAPGFLAAHHGIKVGVSPVVLSQQPLLAGIKHLNRLEQVLARQQFSDDWQECVMLNQQGDVIEGCMSNLYVLEQGKLVTPLLDNAGVNGVARRWLFDQAEQLGMELSQGVIDLARAKHSDGVLYSNSLNGFSWVNQLDDYDFSPRSCEKAQHLCATIQSVFIQTISESL
- the mltG gene encoding endolytic transglycosylase MltG — encoded protein: MKKILLLLIAAFAIALAAGSVIWNVQTTNHDTVLISIERGDTLSHKALEWQQAGWLPSAVLLKIQARLLNQQQVLRVGEYQLPPQLTGAELLSFLASAKPVTYKLRFIEGTTLNDAFTVLNNARHLQQDVTPLNRNNVANLLDITGNPEGWLYPDTYVYQKGEKVSAILRQAHQRMQKQLTESWKTRAKNLPYKTPYDALIMASIVEKETGAAYERPQIAGVFVRRLQKNMRLETDPTVIYGLGENFDGNLRRVHLRDPSNRHNTYRHKGLPPSPIAFAGKAAIEAALHPADGDALFFVAKGDGSHYFSATLAEHNKAVRKYQIYKRKKNYRSAPAAQ